A single region of the Aptenodytes patagonicus chromosome 7, bAptPat1.pri.cur, whole genome shotgun sequence genome encodes:
- the SIX4 gene encoding homeobox protein SIX4 translates to MSSASPTDEITSAVEIKQENVMEILSEASKVPPDGAAAGALNPAPPPPPAAAPFPMEHAGSAAAEEGAADQVLLHTELLARNHHAASSPSSSSSSSSSSSSSSQTPLAFSPDHVACVCEALQQGGNLDRLARFLWSLPPSDLLRGNESLMKARALVAFHQGIYAELYSILESHNFDSSNHPLLQELWYKARYTEAERARGRPLGAVDKYRLRRKYPLPRTIWDGEETVYCFKEKSRNALKELYKQNRYPSPAEKRNLAKITGLSLTQVSNWFKNRRQRDRNPSETQSKSESDGNPSTEDESSKGQEDLSPHPLSSSSDGVTSLSLPGHMEPVYMQQLGNTKIALSSSGVLLNGNLVPASTSPVFLNGSSFLQGPNGVILNGLSVGASQTVTLNSPKTTSSVVSNGVSITDILSSSSEDVKDFKLLQASVPNAATATFSPSNIPVSFPGLIPSSEVKRESVQTAASQDGGSVVTFTAPVQINQYGIVQIPNSGTNGQLLNGSIGFSSLQLPPVSVAASQGNVSVNPTTSDGGTFTTESSTVQQGKVFFSPLAPSAVVYTVPNSGQAVGSVKQEGLERSLVFSQLMPVSQNTQLNVNMSSENIPSGGLQSLASSLVNVTPSHNFSLTPPTLLNAAELNSGISESQSMSSPVTSTSTVISISNTNYATLQNCSLITSQDLLSISTAQPALGEIVSTGGDRVSHPSAQVHQDFVREHRLVLQAVPDVKENFLPNSESKSTGNLMMLDSKSKYVMSNMVDTVCEELETDKKELAKLQTVQMDEDMQDL, encoded by the exons ATGTCTTCTGCCTCCCCCACGGACGAGATCACGAGCGCGGTGGAGATCAAGCAGGAAAATGTGATGGAAATCCTCTCTGAAGCCAGCAAGGTGCCCCCCGacggggccgcggcgggagccctcaaccccgcgccgccgccccctcccgccgctgccccgTTCCCCATGGAGCACGCAGGCTCCGCCGCCGCGGAGGAGGGAGCCGCGGACCAGGTACTGCTCCACACGGAACTCCTGGCCAGGAATCACCacgctgcctcctctccctcctcctcctcttcttcttcttcttcttcctcctcctcctcgcagaCCCCCCTGGCTTTCTCCCCGGACCACGTCGCCTGCGTCTGCGAGGCGCTGCAGCAAGGTGGGAACCTGGACCGCCTGGCCAGGTTCCTGTGGTCTTTGCCCCCGAGCGATCTGCTACGTGGCAACGAGAGCCTGATGAAAGCCCGGGCGCTGGTGGCTTTCCACCAGGGCATCTACGCCGAGCTCTACAGCATCCTGGAGAGCCACAACTTCGACTCCTCCAACCACCCgctcctgcaggagctctggTACAAGGCTCGCTACACCGAGGCGGAGCGAGCCCGGGGCAGACCCCTGGGGGCGGTGGACAAGTACAGGCTGCGGAGGAAATACCCTCTGCCCAGGACGATCTGGGACGGCGAGGAGACGGTCTACTGCTTCAAAGAGAAGTCCCGCAACGCGCTGAAGGAGCTCTACAAGCAGAACCGGTACCCCTCGCCGGCCGAGAAGCGCAACCTGGCCAAGATCACCGGGCTGTCCCTCACCCAGGTCAGCAACTGGTTCAAGAACCGCAGGCAGCGGGACCGCAACCCTTCGGAGACCCAGTCCAAAAG CGAGTCAGACGGCAACCCTAGCACAGAAGATGAATCCAGTAAGGGGCAGGAGGATTTATCTCCCCATCCACTCTCCAGCTCATCCGACGGCGTTACTAGCCTCAGCCTTCCCGGCCACATGGAGCCCGTCTACATGCAGCAGCTCGGAAACACTAAAATAGCCTTGAGCTCATCTGGTGTCTTGTTGAATGGAAACCTCGTGCCTGCCAGTACCTCTCCCGTCTTTCTCAATGGTAGCTCCTTTCTTCAGGGACCCAACGGTGTCATTCTGAATGGACTCAGTGTGGGGGCTTCGCAGACGGTTACCTTAAATTCGCCCAAAACCACGTCGAGCGTTGTGAGCAACGGGGTGTCCATTACTGACATACTGTCATCTTCGTCAGAAGATGTTAAGGACTTCAAACTCCTTCAGGCTTCGGTCCCCAATGCCGCGACGGCCACCTTCAGCCCCAGCAACATACCGGTCTCATTCCCAGGATTGATACCGAGCTCAGAGGTGAAAAGGGAAAGCGTACAAACTGCTGCTTCCCAAGATGGAGGCTCCGTAGTTACTTTTACTGCTCCTGTCCAAATAAACCAGTATGGCATTGTCCAGATCCCCAATTCAGGAACAAATGGCCAGCTGCTGAACGGAAGCATcggtttttcttctctgcagctgcctCCCGTTTCTGTGGCAGCTTCACAAG GTAATGTTTCAGTAAATCCAACCACATCTGATGGAGGAACTTTTACGACTGAGTCTTCAACAGTGCAGCAAGGAAAGGTTTTCTTCAGCCCCCTCGCTCCGAGTGCAGTCGTTTATACGGTTCCCAATTCAGGCCAGGCAGTAGGCTCTGTCAAGCAGGAAGGACTGGAAAGAAGCCTTGTGTTTTCTCAGTTGATGCCAGTCAGTCAGAACACGCAACTAAATGTAAACATGTCTTCTGAAAATATACCCAGCGGAGGACTCCAGTCCCTGGCCTCCTCGTTAGTGAATGTAACGCCCTCACATAATTTTTCCCTCACACCACCAACTCTTTTGAATGCTGCAGAACTGAACTCTGGTATCTCGGAGAGCCAGTCCATGTCATCGCCCGTGACCAGTACCTCTACCGTGATATCTATCAGCAACACTAACTATGCAACCCTTCAGAACTGTTCCCTCATTACCAGTCAAGATCTGTTGTCCATTTCTACAGCACAGCCCGCACTTGGAGAAATAGTTTCTACAGGCGGAGACCGTGTCAGCCACCCCTCTGCACAAGTACATCAAGATTTCGTCAGGGAGCACAGGTTAGTTCTGCAAGCCGTACCTGACGTCAAGGAGAATTTCTTACCTAATTCTGAGAGTAAGTCAACTGGCAATTTAATGATGCTGGATTCGAAATCCAAGTATGTTATGAGTAACATGGTTGACACGGTTTGTGAAGAACTGGAAACGGACAAAAAAGAACTTGCCAAACTGCAGACAGTTCAGATGGATGAAGATATGCAAGActtgtaa